In Alicyclobacillus vulcanalis, a single window of DNA contains:
- a CDS encoding ABC transporter permease: protein MSYVSLSFTVLFVALSIALSLWLRLGVERDIIVAAVRAAIQLVVIGYILKWVFASHRLIFILLMVALIIGVAAWNARGRAKGIPGAFWRIAAGLVTTEILTQAVLVGFGVIPFQARYVITTSGMIVGNSMVAAGLLMNRLRREVESGRGEIMAILALGGSPRQAMYPRLVQAIRAGMIPTIDSTKTTGLVQLPGMMTGQIIAGQDPVQAVRYQLMILFCILAGSAVTSIVIGFLTYPTLFNRYQQLREDVIA, encoded by the coding sequence GTGAGCTATGTGTCGCTTTCCTTCACGGTGCTCTTCGTCGCGCTTTCCATCGCGCTTTCGCTGTGGCTTCGCCTGGGCGTCGAGCGCGATATCATCGTCGCCGCCGTGCGCGCCGCGATCCAGCTCGTGGTCATCGGCTACATTCTCAAGTGGGTCTTCGCCTCCCATCGGCTGATCTTCATCCTGCTCATGGTGGCGCTCATCATCGGCGTTGCGGCCTGGAACGCGCGCGGGCGGGCAAAGGGGATTCCGGGCGCGTTCTGGCGCATTGCGGCAGGGCTCGTCACGACGGAGATTCTCACGCAGGCGGTGCTCGTCGGCTTTGGCGTCATCCCGTTTCAAGCGCGCTACGTGATCACGACGTCCGGCATGATCGTCGGCAACTCGATGGTGGCGGCGGGCCTGCTGATGAACCGCTTGCGGCGCGAGGTGGAGAGCGGCCGCGGCGAGATCATGGCCATCCTGGCGCTCGGCGGATCGCCCAGGCAAGCGATGTATCCGCGGCTCGTGCAGGCCATCCGCGCGGGGATGATCCCGACCATCGACTCGACCAAGACCACGGGGCTGGTCCAGCTCCCAGGCATGATGACCGGCCAGATTATCGCCGGGCAAGATCCCGTGCAGGCCGTGCGCTATCAGCTGATGATCCTCTTCTGCATCCTGGCCGGATCGGCGGTGACGAGCATTGTCATTGGGTTTTTGACGTATCCGACGCTGTTCAACCGGTACCAGCAGCTGAGGGAGGACGTGATCGCGTGA
- a CDS encoding asparaginase — MKPFVRVTRGAVDESWHAGAIAVANEAGEVVAHVGDLDFFTFARSSCKPIQAIPVVESGALEAFGLDDSHLAIMCASHSSEPMHVEKASEILERIGLEPRHLVCGVHMPHSREAYEALVRRGETLSAIHNNCSGKHAGMLAYCRATGADPATYAELDHPLQQAILSTLSELAGVDKAAIRVGVDGCGVPVHALPLRNWARAFSTFVAEDGPHAPAMRRIRTAMGEHPELVGGSRDRFDTDLMRATRGRMVAKGGAEGFLAVIDTKERLAMVVKILDGNARAIPPVALKALEQLGSLTAAELDALAPYVEPAVVNTQGREVGRIIADFSLTRA; from the coding sequence ATGAAGCCATTTGTCCGTGTCACCCGCGGTGCCGTCGACGAAAGCTGGCACGCGGGCGCGATTGCCGTGGCGAATGAGGCAGGCGAAGTGGTCGCGCATGTCGGCGATCTCGACTTCTTCACGTTCGCCCGCAGTTCCTGCAAGCCGATTCAGGCCATTCCCGTGGTGGAATCGGGAGCGCTCGAGGCGTTTGGCCTGGACGACAGCCACCTCGCCATCATGTGTGCCTCGCACAGCAGCGAACCGATGCATGTCGAGAAGGCGAGCGAGATTCTCGAGCGGATAGGTCTCGAGCCGCGCCACCTGGTGTGCGGCGTGCACATGCCGCACAGCCGGGAGGCGTACGAGGCGCTGGTGCGGCGCGGAGAGACGCTCTCCGCCATCCACAACAATTGTTCGGGCAAACACGCGGGTATGCTCGCGTACTGCCGCGCCACCGGAGCAGATCCGGCGACCTACGCGGAGCTGGACCACCCTCTGCAGCAGGCGATCTTATCGACGCTCAGCGAACTGGCGGGCGTGGACAAAGCGGCGATTCGCGTCGGCGTGGACGGCTGCGGGGTGCCGGTGCACGCGCTGCCTCTGAGGAACTGGGCGCGCGCGTTTTCGACGTTTGTGGCCGAGGATGGCCCCCACGCCCCGGCGATGCGGCGCATTCGCACGGCGATGGGGGAACACCCGGAACTCGTGGGAGGCAGCCGGGATCGGTTTGACACGGATTTGATGCGGGCCACGCGCGGGCGCATGGTGGCGAAGGGCGGCGCTGAGGGATTTTTGGCCGTGATCGACACCAAAGAGCGCCTCGCCATGGTGGTGAAGATCCTGGACGGCAACGCGCGCGCGATCCCGCCGGTGGCCCTGAAGGCGCTGGAACAGCTTGGGTCGTTGACGGCTGCGGAGTTGGATGCGCTCGCGCCCTATGTGGAACCGGCTGTGGTCAACACCCAGGGGCGCGAAGTGGGGCGCATCATCGCGGACTTCAGCCTGACGCGGGCATGA
- a CDS encoding amino acid ABC transporter ATP-binding protein, with translation MASRALELKNVGFETGGLWLIRGISAEAHVGQTVAIIGPSGAGKSTLISLINLLRTPTEGEIVVLGREVRDWPVRELRQRVGMVFQSPVIFPGSVRENVMFGLELHRRPARDVAELLHMVDLPADLADHSAEDLSGGQKSRVALARTLAMDPDILLLDEVTAALDVHAKREVESTLLRLKQELHQTMLWVTHDLDQARRVADEVWFVAGGRLLERGSPDVLFAEPKTEALRSFLAEGGSGS, from the coding sequence ATGGCGTCGCGCGCACTGGAACTGAAAAATGTTGGGTTCGAAACCGGGGGCCTCTGGCTCATCCGCGGCATCTCCGCCGAGGCCCACGTGGGACAGACCGTGGCCATCATCGGGCCGTCGGGCGCCGGCAAGAGCACGCTCATCTCGCTCATCAATCTCCTGCGCACGCCGACGGAGGGCGAGATCGTCGTCCTTGGGCGTGAGGTGCGCGACTGGCCCGTGCGCGAGCTCAGGCAGCGGGTGGGCATGGTCTTCCAGTCGCCGGTCATCTTTCCCGGAAGTGTCCGGGAGAATGTGATGTTCGGACTGGAGTTGCACCGCCGCCCGGCGCGGGATGTGGCCGAACTTCTCCACATGGTAGACTTGCCCGCTGACCTCGCGGACCATTCCGCAGAGGACCTCTCGGGCGGCCAGAAGAGCCGAGTGGCGCTCGCCCGCACGCTCGCCATGGACCCGGACATTTTGTTGCTGGACGAAGTGACGGCGGCGCTCGACGTGCACGCCAAGCGGGAGGTTGAATCCACGCTTTTGCGGCTCAAGCAAGAACTCCATCAGACCATGCTCTGGGTCACGCACGATCTCGACCAGGCCCGGCGCGTCGCCGATGAGGTCTGGTTTGTCGCCGGAGGTCGCCTGTTGGAGCGCGGCTCGCCCGACGTCTTGTTTGCGGAACCCAAGACGGAGGCGCTGAGGTCGTTTTTGGCGGAAGGGGGGTCGGGATCGTGA
- a CDS encoding FAD-dependent monooxygenase, with protein MKLAIVGAGVAGLAAALACARAGVAYDLVDRAEQPLEGGVALTLWPNALRALADLGVDARDLEAFVPVEEGEIVDMRGRTLYRLPLPWMKARFGFWPVCVRRSMLLRRMHEAAGAPRVERLTVRRAWAEGSAAVDLETENGTRRYDGLILADGIRGAVRASLVHVRLRPAHYVAWRGIARGLSVGPRMREIWGRGFRFGYASMGPEGVYWFLTLNRSQLGSAVDPAAAWRAAVQMASHAPAEVARLLAGTPPETVYAHDIHDLAPGAPLALGRIALIGDTAHAVTPNLGLGGGLALEDGAALMRAFSVHRVAELPEALPDALGTYARGRRLRVAQMACVTRLLGDVMQWEGKASSTVRDAVFRAMAPLGEKVAWTWMMGG; from the coding sequence GTGAAGCTCGCCATCGTGGGCGCGGGCGTCGCGGGGCTCGCGGCGGCTTTGGCGTGTGCGCGCGCCGGTGTGGCGTATGACCTGGTAGATCGCGCCGAGCAGCCGTTGGAAGGCGGGGTGGCGCTGACGCTGTGGCCGAACGCGCTGCGGGCGCTTGCCGATCTCGGCGTCGATGCGCGCGACCTGGAGGCGTTTGTGCCGGTGGAGGAGGGCGAGATCGTCGACATGCGGGGGCGGACGCTGTATCGCCTGCCGCTCCCGTGGATGAAGGCGCGGTTTGGGTTTTGGCCGGTGTGCGTGCGGCGCTCGATGCTGTTGCGCCGAATGCATGAGGCGGCGGGGGCTCCCCGCGTGGAGCGGCTCACGGTGCGCCGCGCATGGGCGGAGGGTTCCGCGGCGGTGGACTTGGAAACAGAGAATGGCACCCGGCGCTACGACGGCCTCATCCTGGCGGACGGCATCCGCGGCGCGGTGCGTGCGAGCCTCGTCCACGTGCGGCTGCGCCCGGCGCACTACGTCGCGTGGCGCGGCATCGCGCGCGGCCTTTCCGTCGGTCCACGCATGCGCGAGATCTGGGGGCGCGGGTTTCGCTTCGGCTATGCGTCCATGGGCCCGGAGGGGGTCTATTGGTTTCTCACGCTCAACCGCAGCCAACTCGGCTCCGCCGTCGATCCGGCCGCAGCCTGGCGCGCCGCCGTGCAGATGGCATCGCATGCGCCCGCCGAGGTCGCGCGCTTATTGGCGGGCACACCGCCGGAAACGGTGTACGCGCACGACATTCACGATCTCGCCCCGGGCGCGCCACTCGCGCTCGGGAGAATTGCGCTCATCGGCGATACGGCGCACGCCGTGACCCCGAACCTCGGGCTTGGGGGCGGACTGGCGCTGGAAGACGGCGCCGCGCTGATGCGCGCGTTCTCGGTGCACCGTGTCGCGGAGTTGCCTGAGGCGCTCCCGGACGCGCTCGGCACCTACGCGCGAGGCAGGCGGCTGCGCGTGGCGCAGATGGCCTGTGTGACGCGCCTCCTCGGCGATGTGATGCAATGGGAGGGCAAGGCGTCGAGCACGGTGCGCGACGCCGTGTTTCGCGCGATGGCGCCGCTCGGTGAGAAGGTGGCCTGGACGTGGATGATGGGGGGTTAA
- the bioB gene encoding biotin synthase BioB, translating to MAVIEFETMPTSWSSLASRVLRGESITRSEALAIVRASDDELLELLAAAFQIRRHFFGRKVKLNMIINAKSKMCPEDCAYCSQSAISKAPVAKYPLVSKEEILAGAREAERRKAGTYCIVISGRKPSDREIKRIAEAVEEIRATTSLKICCCLGLLSPEQARRLAQAGVHRYNHNLNTSRDRYGDICTTHTYGDRVQTLEHVKQAGMSPCSGVIFGMGESDEEAVDVAFALKELDADSIPCNFLNPIPGTPLEGLETLDPRRCLKLLCMMRFVNPSKEIRIAEGRERNLRSLQVLGLYPANSIFVGDYLTTPGQAPTEDWAMIEDLGFEIETCAL from the coding sequence ATGGCCGTGATCGAGTTTGAGACCATGCCGACCTCTTGGTCCTCCCTTGCGTCGCGCGTGCTCCGCGGCGAATCCATCACGCGCAGTGAAGCCCTCGCCATCGTGCGCGCGAGCGACGACGAGTTGCTCGAGCTTCTCGCTGCGGCCTTCCAAATCCGCCGCCACTTCTTCGGCAGGAAGGTCAAGCTGAACATGATCATCAACGCCAAGTCGAAGATGTGTCCGGAAGACTGCGCTTACTGCTCCCAGTCGGCCATCTCGAAGGCGCCCGTCGCGAAGTACCCGCTCGTGTCCAAAGAGGAGATCCTCGCAGGTGCCCGCGAAGCGGAGCGCCGCAAGGCGGGCACCTATTGCATCGTCATCAGCGGGCGGAAGCCGTCGGATCGGGAAATTAAGCGCATCGCGGAAGCCGTGGAGGAGATCCGCGCCACGACTTCGCTGAAAATTTGCTGTTGCCTTGGGCTTTTATCGCCCGAACAGGCGAGACGGCTTGCACAAGCGGGTGTTCACCGCTACAACCACAATTTGAACACGAGCCGGGATCGGTATGGCGACATCTGTACCACCCATACGTACGGCGATCGCGTCCAGACCTTGGAACACGTGAAACAAGCCGGCATGTCGCCGTGCTCCGGCGTCATTTTTGGAATGGGCGAGTCGGACGAAGAGGCGGTGGACGTGGCTTTCGCGCTGAAAGAGCTCGACGCCGATTCCATCCCGTGCAACTTCCTGAATCCCATTCCCGGCACGCCGCTCGAGGGCCTGGAGACGCTTGACCCCCGGCGCTGCCTGAAGCTGCTCTGCATGATGCGCTTCGTCAATCCGTCGAAAGAGATCCGCATCGCAGAGGGGCGCGAGCGCAACCTACGCAGCCTTCAGGTGCTCGGACTCTACCCCGCCAACTCCATTTTTGTCGGCGACTATCTGACGACGCCCGGCCAGGCGCCGACGGAGGACTGGGCGATGATCGAGGACCTGGGCTTTGAGATTGAAACGTGTGCGCTGTGA
- a CDS encoding ketopantoate reductase family protein: MAPVQRVTLIGLGAIGASYGERLLAAPDVELRVLVDEERKRRYEASGIRVNGRPVPFPLHVPADRAEPADLVLFCVKYDDLARAIEMVRGHVGPRTAFMSLLNGIASEDDIQAAFPHHAVLHAISVAIDAVRVGRDISYSTLGYISFGDATGRHQDAVRAVGQIFDRAGIRYEIPEDILRTVWWKFMINVGVNQASAILRAPYGVFQQSADAREVMRLAMREVVAIAQKRGIALTEDDVVGFDQILCAMSPEGKTSMLQDVEAGRPTEVEQFAGKVIQLGADLGVPTPVNQLLYHAIHALAPREAVSSAFSNV, from the coding sequence TTGGCACCTGTTCAGCGCGTCACCCTGATCGGGCTCGGCGCCATCGGCGCGAGCTACGGCGAGCGGCTCCTCGCCGCGCCGGACGTGGAGCTCCGGGTGCTGGTCGATGAAGAGCGGAAGCGGCGGTACGAGGCCTCTGGCATCCGCGTCAATGGGCGTCCCGTCCCATTTCCGCTGCACGTGCCTGCGGACCGCGCGGAGCCTGCGGACCTCGTGCTGTTTTGCGTGAAGTACGACGATCTCGCCCGCGCCATCGAGATGGTGCGAGGCCACGTCGGCCCGCGCACCGCCTTCATGTCGCTCCTGAACGGCATCGCGAGCGAGGACGACATCCAGGCGGCGTTTCCCCATCACGCGGTGCTCCACGCCATCAGCGTGGCCATCGATGCTGTGCGCGTGGGGCGCGACATCTCGTATTCCACGCTAGGCTACATCTCGTTCGGCGACGCGACGGGACGCCACCAAGACGCGGTACGGGCGGTGGGGCAGATCTTCGATCGGGCGGGAATTCGCTACGAGATTCCGGAGGACATCCTGCGCACCGTGTGGTGGAAGTTTATGATCAACGTCGGCGTCAACCAAGCCTCGGCGATTTTGCGCGCGCCCTACGGCGTGTTTCAGCAGTCCGCCGATGCGCGCGAGGTCATGCGCCTGGCGATGCGCGAGGTGGTGGCCATCGCCCAAAAGCGCGGCATTGCGCTCACCGAGGACGACGTGGTGGGTTTCGACCAAATTCTCTGCGCCATGTCGCCGGAGGGCAAGACGTCCATGCTCCAGGATGTCGAGGCCGGCCGGCCTACCGAGGTCGAGCAGTTTGCAGGCAAGGTGATTCAACTCGGTGCCGATCTCGGCGTGCCGACGCCCGTCAACCAGCTCTTGTACCACGCCATTCACGCTCTTGCGCCCCGCGAGGCCGTCTCGTCCGCGTTCTCCAACGTTTAA
- a CDS encoding NADP-dependent oxidoreductase produces MTVTAQRIVLAKRPQGTPTTDCFRFESVDLPPLEEGQVLVRTLYLSVDPYMRGRMNDVKSYVPPYRLDEPITGGAVCEVVESKAAHLRPGDKVLTQTGWQTHAVVAGSKVQKLDPAPEPLTLALGLLGMTGLTAYFGLIDVCDPKPGETVVISGAAGAVGMVVGQIAKILGCKAVGIAGSDDKIRFLVEELGFDAAVNYKSPTFAEDLKRACPDGVDVYFDNVGGTVSDEVLKRINDFARISLCGQIALYNLDKPDVGPRPGPLLLTRKSKMQGFIVGDYASRFPEGLQKLQTWFNEGRLKSRETVIEGFDRTIDAFLGLFTGVNTGKLVVKVS; encoded by the coding sequence ATGACTGTCACCGCCCAACGTATCGTGCTCGCCAAACGGCCACAGGGCACGCCGACCACGGACTGTTTTCGCTTCGAGTCCGTCGATCTCCCTCCGCTCGAGGAGGGCCAAGTGCTCGTCCGCACCCTCTACCTGTCGGTCGATCCGTACATGCGCGGGCGCATGAACGACGTCAAGTCGTACGTCCCGCCCTATCGCCTCGACGAGCCTATCACAGGCGGTGCCGTGTGCGAAGTGGTAGAGTCCAAGGCCGCACACCTCCGCCCAGGAGATAAAGTGCTCACCCAGACCGGCTGGCAGACGCACGCTGTCGTCGCAGGGTCCAAGGTGCAGAAGCTCGATCCGGCTCCCGAACCGTTGACGCTCGCACTCGGGCTGCTCGGTATGACCGGTCTGACCGCTTATTTCGGTCTCATCGATGTGTGCGATCCGAAACCCGGTGAGACCGTGGTGATATCCGGTGCGGCTGGCGCCGTCGGTATGGTGGTGGGTCAGATCGCGAAAATCCTGGGCTGCAAGGCCGTCGGAATTGCCGGGTCGGATGACAAGATCCGCTTTCTGGTGGAGGAGCTCGGCTTCGACGCGGCCGTCAATTACAAGTCGCCCACGTTTGCGGAAGACTTGAAGCGCGCCTGCCCCGACGGCGTGGACGTGTACTTCGACAACGTCGGGGGGACCGTGTCCGACGAAGTGCTGAAGCGCATCAACGACTTCGCACGCATTTCGCTCTGCGGTCAGATTGCCCTCTACAACCTCGACAAGCCCGACGTCGGCCCGCGGCCAGGCCCGCTTCTCCTGACGCGCAAGTCGAAGATGCAAGGGTTCATCGTCGGAGACTACGCGTCCCGCTTCCCTGAAGGACTGCAAAAGCTGCAGACCTGGTTCAACGAGGGCCGCCTGAAGTCGCGTGAGACGGTGATTGAGGGCTTCGACCGAACCATCGACGCGTTTTTGGGCCTGTTCACCGGCGTCAACACCGGCAAGCTTGTGGTCAAAGTTTCTTGA
- a CDS encoding GGDEF domain-containing protein, with protein sequence MTVSLPEEVRELRNGAQRAIQIHRMFVGLFLVGDLLFAPGEWWLHRAHLLPLALRAWLVAPLAVVLIQAGAEWMVRKYPHVRENTLIVAGTLLALVAIAAYPNVDAVRASLLLPVMTSILHLRVEKVWVAGAAAWAAELALTMAQISGVTSPNVILSALCHLAMWTLILAWVASASHVILRFGLRIWNELRVQTRTQTELWVRQILSEKEAKTDALTGLYNRKSFDEYLDFALQISEETNTPLHLAVIDIDNFKQINDQYGHLIGDEILRRTAQAIQQHLAAGDFLARYGGEEFAVIIPEVTHDEAVQNMEKIREYIANLHHVELEGSRATVSIGLSTYHPGEARDALFERADQCLYRAKQTGKNKTVAWESAASR encoded by the coding sequence ATGACCGTGTCTCTGCCTGAAGAAGTTCGCGAGCTCCGCAATGGGGCTCAGCGCGCGATACAAATTCATCGGATGTTCGTGGGTTTATTTCTGGTGGGAGACCTCCTGTTTGCGCCGGGCGAGTGGTGGCTGCATCGGGCTCACTTGCTGCCGCTCGCCTTGCGGGCCTGGTTGGTGGCTCCCCTCGCCGTCGTGCTGATTCAGGCGGGCGCCGAATGGATGGTGCGGAAATACCCGCACGTCCGGGAGAATACGCTGATCGTCGCCGGAACGCTGCTCGCGCTCGTGGCGATTGCCGCGTATCCGAACGTGGACGCGGTCCGGGCCTCCCTGTTGTTGCCGGTGATGACCTCCATTCTGCACCTTCGGGTCGAGAAGGTGTGGGTCGCGGGCGCGGCGGCTTGGGCGGCAGAGCTCGCGCTGACGATGGCGCAGATTTCAGGCGTGACAAGTCCGAACGTGATCTTAAGCGCGCTTTGCCACCTGGCCATGTGGACGCTCATCTTGGCGTGGGTGGCATCGGCCTCTCACGTCATTCTCCGCTTTGGGTTGCGCATCTGGAACGAGCTGCGGGTGCAGACGCGGACGCAGACCGAACTTTGGGTTCGGCAGATTCTGTCTGAAAAAGAGGCGAAGACCGACGCCCTGACCGGCCTTTACAACCGCAAGTCGTTCGATGAGTACCTTGATTTTGCGCTTCAAATCAGCGAAGAGACGAACACCCCGCTGCACCTCGCCGTGATCGACATTGACAATTTCAAGCAAATCAATGATCAGTACGGCCATCTGATTGGAGACGAAATTCTTCGCCGCACGGCCCAGGCCATCCAGCAACATCTGGCCGCGGGAGACTTTTTGGCTCGGTACGGGGGTGAGGAATTCGCCGTCATCATTCCCGAAGTGACGCACGACGAGGCCGTTCAGAATATGGAGAAAATCCGGGAGTATATTGCGAACCTGCATCACGTGGAGCTTGAGGGCAGTCGCGCGACGGTGAGCATTGGGCTGTCGACGTACCACCCTGGCGAAGCGAGAGACGCGCTCTTCGAACGGGCGGACCAGTGTCTGTACCGGGCGAAGCAGACGGGCAAGAATAAAACCGTCGCATGGGAGTCGGCAGCTTCCAGGTGA
- a CDS encoding L,D-transpeptidase family protein yields MRTRWIRWMALALAVCVWLSPFPFSWGATSLDADLPQPTIPPSAWSNLNQDWKDLQRLAQNTVPPSKESSQTHAPTHKSSQPPAQVPQGPLVGVGDTGEAARWLNEALAVLGYLPAVFSPAAQTSTRQVRLALAASAEHQTLVPIPGSFQLLYHAPSSWVALWSADEDTPITEGAVMAFEAQHHLGVDGIAGPDVIHALAQALAGNETAEKAPYSYILVTTSLPETLELWVNGQLVLKSLCNTGIAQSPTPYGTYGVYVQYTSQEMKGKDPDGTPYDDPGVPWVSYFYKGCAVHGFLRAKYGFPQSLGCVELPYAAAKTVFSYTHIGTLVTVTASPLSA; encoded by the coding sequence ATGCGCACTCGGTGGATTCGATGGATGGCTTTGGCTCTCGCAGTCTGTGTCTGGCTCAGCCCGTTTCCCTTCTCGTGGGGCGCGACGAGCCTCGACGCTGATCTTCCACAACCCACGATTCCGCCATCCGCGTGGAGCAACCTCAATCAGGACTGGAAGGACCTTCAGCGCTTGGCGCAAAACACAGTGCCGCCCTCGAAAGAGAGCAGCCAGACCCACGCGCCCACACACAAGTCATCGCAACCGCCTGCCCAAGTCCCGCAAGGGCCGCTCGTCGGGGTCGGCGATACGGGCGAAGCGGCCCGGTGGTTAAACGAAGCCTTGGCCGTGCTCGGCTATTTGCCCGCCGTCTTCTCTCCCGCGGCGCAGACGTCCACCCGTCAGGTGCGGCTCGCACTCGCGGCGAGCGCCGAGCATCAGACGCTCGTGCCCATCCCAGGCTCGTTTCAACTTCTGTATCACGCGCCAAGCTCGTGGGTGGCGCTCTGGTCCGCCGACGAAGACACGCCGATCACGGAGGGCGCCGTCATGGCGTTTGAAGCACAACATCACCTGGGCGTGGATGGCATTGCCGGGCCGGACGTCATTCATGCGCTGGCGCAGGCCCTCGCCGGCAATGAGACGGCAGAAAAGGCGCCCTACAGCTACATCCTGGTGACCACGTCGTTGCCCGAGACGCTCGAACTCTGGGTGAATGGCCAGCTTGTCCTCAAATCGCTGTGCAACACAGGCATCGCGCAGTCACCCACGCCGTATGGCACGTACGGCGTCTACGTGCAGTACACGTCGCAGGAAATGAAGGGCAAGGATCCGGACGGCACGCCCTACGACGATCCCGGCGTTCCATGGGTGAGCTACTTCTACAAAGGTTGCGCGGTCCACGGTTTCCTGCGGGCAAAGTACGGCTTTCCCCAGAGCCTCGGTTGCGTGGAACTGCCGTATGCCGCGGCCAAAACGGTGTTCTCCTATACGCACATCGGCACGCTTGTCACCGTCACCGCCTCGCCGCTTTCCGCGTGA
- a CDS encoding AMP-binding protein, with amino-acid sequence MRRGVIHEILFDAAWNHGQAELVSEEVRMAYAQAWERTVKAARAMRRIGIGRGDVIGILDVNSHQAFELQYAASLLGAIAHPLNFRLPAEHLVHTVRQGRDVILFANGAMAPLAEVLRPLVRHVVWLGETQSGQDDPASGHADFLYEDLLSNEEAGSTPEASVTDTDPYSLLHTTGTTGRPKAMRYRHRDIVQAPLQIAHHLALHETGAKLGTSDVVMPLIPFFHIHAWGVPIFAPYLGLKLVLPGKATPLEQVRLVHSEGVTWSNMVPTQLLMLLDAMRSHGETSVTLKVLTGGSQLPMGLASRAYEAGIRYSLIYGGSDQLGAAISVSSHTAGSRENLEALSSRLNPIPMVRVSVRGDDGRELPADSQSTGELWVESPWLPHGYLEDEMTTERTYVDGWFRTGDLAVMHPDGTFSVVDRVKDAIKSGGEWIIPSVLEAILSEIPEVRMAAVIGRPDERWGERPIAIIAADERVDKAKVETHLAKAVADGRLARFWLPDAIHWLRELPLTSAGKIDKVALRSAFLGAQGTGA; translated from the coding sequence ATGCGCCGGGGCGTCATTCATGAAATCCTGTTCGACGCCGCGTGGAACCACGGCCAGGCGGAGCTGGTGAGCGAGGAGGTACGGATGGCCTACGCGCAGGCATGGGAGCGAACGGTGAAAGCCGCGCGCGCCATGCGGAGAATAGGCATCGGGCGCGGCGACGTGATCGGCATCCTGGACGTGAACTCCCATCAGGCGTTTGAATTACAGTACGCGGCGAGCCTTCTCGGCGCCATCGCCCACCCGCTCAACTTTCGCTTACCGGCCGAACACCTGGTGCATACCGTGCGCCAAGGGCGAGATGTCATTCTGTTTGCAAACGGCGCCATGGCTCCCCTCGCAGAAGTGTTGCGACCTTTGGTACGCCACGTTGTGTGGCTCGGCGAAACCCAGAGCGGTCAGGACGATCCGGCGAGTGGGCACGCTGATTTCCTGTACGAAGATCTCCTGTCGAACGAAGAAGCAGGTTCTACGCCTGAGGCGAGCGTGACCGACACAGACCCGTATTCTTTGCTTCACACGACGGGCACCACCGGACGCCCAAAGGCGATGCGCTACCGCCACCGCGATATCGTGCAGGCGCCGTTGCAGATTGCGCACCACCTCGCACTGCATGAGACGGGTGCAAAGCTTGGAACAAGCGACGTAGTCATGCCTCTCATTCCGTTCTTCCATATTCACGCCTGGGGCGTCCCCATCTTCGCGCCCTACTTGGGCCTGAAATTGGTCTTACCGGGTAAAGCCACCCCGCTGGAACAGGTTCGCCTCGTTCACTCGGAAGGTGTTACCTGGTCAAACATGGTGCCGACCCAACTCCTCATGCTACTCGATGCCATGCGCAGCCACGGCGAGACCTCTGTTACGCTGAAGGTATTAACCGGCGGATCGCAATTGCCCATGGGGCTTGCATCCAGGGCGTACGAGGCGGGCATTCGTTACTCGCTCATCTACGGGGGATCAGACCAGCTTGGCGCAGCCATCAGCGTCAGCTCACACACGGCAGGTTCGCGGGAGAACCTCGAGGCCCTCTCGAGCCGTCTCAATCCCATCCCCATGGTGCGAGTGAGCGTCCGCGGCGACGACGGCCGTGAACTGCCCGCGGACAGCCAATCGACCGGCGAACTGTGGGTGGAAAGCCCGTGGCTGCCGCATGGCTACCTGGAGGACGAGATGACGACCGAACGGACCTACGTGGACGGCTGGTTTCGCACGGGCGATCTCGCCGTCATGCATCCCGACGGCACGTTTTCAGTGGTCGACCGGGTCAAGGATGCCATCAAGAGTGGGGGCGAATGGATTATTCCGAGCGTCCTTGAGGCCATCCTGTCGGAGATCCCGGAAGTCCGCATGGCAGCGGTGATCGGTCGGCCAGATGAACGCTGGGGTGAACGGCCCATTGCCATCATCGCCGCTGACGAGCGCGTCGACAAGGCAAAGGTTGAGACGCATCTCGCCAAGGCCGTCGCGGACGGGCGGCTGGCGCGCTTTTGGCTGCCAGACGCCATCCACTGGCTGCGTGAACTCCCGCTCACGAGCGCGGGCAAAATCGACAAAGTGGCTCTCCGATCTGCGTTCCTGGGCGCGCAGGGAACAGGCGCTTAG